The genomic region CGTTTCCCGGTTTCTAAGACGACCGGGAAACGTTAGGATGGTTAAATTGCTACAGACTTAGTGTTTGAAATTGAGGGGTTTGTCATCACTGCTGGCTGAATCAGACTTCCCAGGAAAAGTGGTCAAGCTCGACAACGGGCTGACCGTCGTTCACCAACAAATTGACGCCACCCCGGTGGTGGTCGTTGACGTGTGGGTGCAAGCGGGAGCCGTTCGCGAACCCGATACGTGGTCCGGAATGGCGCATTTCCTCGAACACATGATTTTCAAAGGAACCGATCGCTTGCCCCCGGGAGCCTTCGATCGCGAAATCGAGAATCGCGGTGGCATGACCAATGCGGCAACTTCCCACGACTACGCCCATTTTTTCATCACCACTGCCGATCGCTACATCGAGGATTCCCTACCGTTACTGGCGGATTTACTGCTGCACGCCGGAATTCCCCACGACGAGTTCGACCGAGAACGGGAAGTGGTCTTAGAAGAAATCCGTCAATCTTGGGACGATCCGGATTTTCTCGCCTTTCAAGCCCTAATGGAAACCCTCTACGTCAAACATCCTTACGGGCGTTCGGTTCTGGGAGGGATCGAGAATTTAATGGAACGATCGCCCGAACAGATGCGCCGTTTCCATCGCTGTTACTACCAACCGGAAAATATGGTGGTGGCGATCGTCGGGAACATCGAACGGCAACGGGCGATCGAATTAGTCAGCCAGTCTTTTAGCGACTTTCCCGCCGCCGAACCCTGTTGGGCCGTCGAGGTCGAAGCCGAACCCCCGTTAACCGAAG from Oxynema aestuarii AP17 harbors:
- a CDS encoding M16 family metallopeptidase; translated protein: MSSLLAESDFPGKVVKLDNGLTVVHQQIDATPVVVVDVWVQAGAVREPDTWSGMAHFLEHMIFKGTDRLPPGAFDREIENRGGMTNAATSHDYAHFFITTADRYIEDSLPLLADLLLHAGIPHDEFDREREVVLEEIRQSWDDPDFLAFQALMETLYVKHPYGRSVLGGIENLMERSPEQMRRFHRCYYQPENMVVAIVGNIERQRAIELVSQSFSDFPAAEPCWAVEVEAEPPLTEVRRRELYLPRLETGRLVMAWTGPGVEQLHDAYGLDLLSVLLAQGRTSRLVRELREERELVHAISSDFSLQRDSSLFTIGAWLEPQYMDRVEAAIGDRLCQLQQQPVSEIELNRAKRLLCNDYAFSTETPNQLAGLYGYYETIARAQWAVRYPEQIQSFDPYNLQRVASQYLSPKYYAVTTVKPFESTV